The Pseudoxanthobacter soli DSM 19599 genome contains a region encoding:
- a CDS encoding SDR family oxidoreductase, giving the protein MSFDLGLAGRRALVTGGTKGVGAAVVKSLLDAGARVVATARSLPKDPPDGAVYIAADVTTAAGCAAVAAETLSRLGGLDILVNVLGGSTSPPGGFAALGDDEWQAELDLNLMPAVRLDRALLPAMLAQGSGVIVHVTSIQHLLPLPESTTAYAAAKAALATYSKSLSKEVSPKGVRVVRVAPGWIETEAAVAFAERLAAEAGTDYEGGKAIIMRSLGGIPLGRPAKPSEVADLIAFLASPRAGAITGSEHLIDGGTVPTA; this is encoded by the coding sequence ATGAGCTTCGATCTCGGCCTCGCAGGGCGGCGAGCTCTCGTGACGGGCGGCACCAAGGGCGTCGGCGCTGCCGTGGTGAAGTCGCTCCTGGACGCCGGCGCACGGGTGGTGGCAACCGCCCGCTCGCTTCCGAAGGATCCGCCCGACGGAGCGGTCTACATCGCGGCCGACGTCACCACCGCCGCAGGCTGCGCGGCTGTCGCGGCGGAGACATTATCGCGGCTCGGCGGGCTCGATATCCTCGTCAACGTGCTCGGCGGCTCCACGTCGCCGCCCGGTGGCTTCGCGGCACTCGGCGACGATGAGTGGCAGGCGGAACTCGATCTCAACCTGATGCCGGCCGTGCGCCTCGATCGGGCGCTGCTTCCAGCGATGCTGGCGCAGGGTTCGGGCGTCATCGTCCATGTCACGTCGATCCAGCATTTGCTGCCGCTGCCGGAATCGACCACGGCCTATGCCGCAGCCAAGGCCGCGCTCGCAACCTACAGCAAGAGCCTTTCCAAGGAGGTCTCGCCGAAGGGCGTCCGCGTCGTGCGGGTGGCACCCGGATGGATCGAGACCGAAGCCGCCGTCGCATTCGCCGAACGCCTCGCCGCGGAGGCCGGCACCGACTACGAGGGCGGCAAGGCCATCATCATGCGGTCTCTCGGCGGCATTCCGCTCGGGCGCCCGGCGAAGCCGTCCGAGGTGGCAGACCTGATCGCCTTCCTGGCGTCGCCCCGTGCCGGCGCGATCACCGGCAGCGAACACCTGATCGACGGCGGCACCGTCCCCACGGCCTGA